The following coding sequences lie in one Apium graveolens cultivar Ventura chromosome 3, ASM990537v1, whole genome shotgun sequence genomic window:
- the LOC141713785 gene encoding uncharacterized protein LOC141713785, which produces MEYEKIHVCLNDCLLYRGERDEDETKCRICQASRWKLNKNGDELEGIPAKVLWYFPLIPRLRNLFNSPQTSKDLTWHDRERLKDGKLRHPADAQTWKEVDARWPDFSSDPRNLRLALSSDGFNPFRSCNLDYSCWPVLISIYNLPPWLCMKRKYIMLCLLISGPTQPGNDIDVFLQPLIDDLKKLWHGKQVYDAYKNEQFLLRGILLWTISDYPAYGNLSGNIIKGYHGCPICVDQTKATRLVNYRKCVVIRQRRWLPPHHPYHRKKQDFDNTVEKEIAPVPLTGEEVLERVQYLKGHVYGKTQRQPRLKKGDARPVWKKVSIFFELEYWKFLPVRHVLDVMHIEKNICESLLGTMLNIPKKMKDKESVRIDMAEMGIRTELRPKTPGIKEKLPLASWNLTHSEKKVVCSSFLGMKLPDGFCSNIQNLVSMENLRLTGMKSHDCHTILHHLLPIAIRSSLQKQVRKTITSFVYFSKRSVVKLLRLISWRKCNRNW; this is translated from the coding sequence ATGGAGTATGAAAAAATACACGTATGTCTGAATGATTGTTTACTATACCGTGGAGAGAGAGATGAAGATGAGACGAAGTGCCGCATTTGTCAGGCCTCTCGATGGAAGTTAAACAAAAACGGAGATGAATTGGAAGGGATTCCTGCCAAGGTTTTATGGTATTTTCCATTAATACCACGTCTGAGGAATTTGTTCAACTCACCTCAAACATCTAAGGACTTGACTTGGCATGACAGGGAAAGGTTAAAGGATGGTAAATTGAGACACCCTGCTGATGCACAAACATGGAAGGAAGTCGATGCAAGGTGGCCAGACTTTTCTTCAGATCCTAGAAACTTACGGTTAGCTCTATCTTCTGATGGATTCAATCCTTTTCGTAGCTGTAATCTTGATTACTCATGTTGGCCTGTTTTGATATCAATTTATAATCTTCCACCATGGCTTTGTATGAAACGGAAGTATATAATGCTATGCTTGTTGATATCTGGACCAACTCAACCCGGAAATGATATTGATGTGTTTCTTCAACCACTTATAGATGATTTAAAAAAGTTGTGGCATGGGAAACAAGTGTACGATGCTTACAAGAATGAGCAGTTTTTGCTAAGAGGCATCTTGTTATGGACTATTAGTGATTATCCAGCCTATGGTAACTTGTCGGGAAATATAATCAAAGGGTATCATGGTTGTCCTATCTGTGTTGATCAAACAAAAGCTACAAGGCTTGTCAATTATCGTAAGTGCGTGGTCATAAGGCAGCGAAGGTGGTTGCCCCCTCATCATCCTTATCATCGGAAGAAACAAGATTTTGATAACACCGTAGAAAAAGAAATAGCTCCAGTTCCATTAACCGGAGAGGAGGTACTTGAAAGAGTGCAATATTTAAAGGGACATGTCTATGGTAAAACACAACGCCAACCACGATTGAAGAAAGGTGATGCTCGACCTGTATGGAAGAAGGTTTCTATATTTTTTGAACTTGAGTATTGGAAATTTTTGCCGGTTCGACATGTTCTCGATGTGATGCACATCGAGAAAAATATTTGTGAATCTTTACTCGGTACGATGCTTAATATACCAAAAAAGATGAAAGATAAGGAATCTGTGCGCATTGACATGGCTGAAATGGGGATTAGAACAGAACTAAGGCCAAAAACTCCGGGGATAAAGGAGAAGTTACCATTGGCATCTTGGAATCTAACCCATTCTGAAAAAAAGGTTGTTTGCTCATCCTTCCTTGGCATGAAGTTGCCTGATGGTTTTTGTTCtaatattcagaacctggtttcAATGGAAAATCTTCGTCTTACCGGAATGAAATCTCACGACTGCCATACGATTTTGCATCACTTGCTCCCAATTGCGATTCGTTCGTCACTACAAAAACAGGTCAGGAAAACTATTACAAGTTTTGTCTATTTTTCAAAGCGATCTGTAGTAAAGTTATTGAGGTTGATAAGCTGGAGAAAATGCAATCGCAACTGGTAG